Below is a window of Tolypothrix bouteillei VB521301 DNA.
TTGAGCAGCTGTTTGCACGCGAGTGAATTCTTCTATAATATCAATTAATGTATTAATTAATATCGTCACGTTAATACTCATGGTGTTAAATGCCAAGAGTTGACCAATGCTTAATTCTTGTGCGATCGCTAAATTGCTACCAACCCAGAGTATAGCGATACTGCCAATTCCAGAAACTAAATTAGAAAATATATTATTAGTAATTGCTATTTTAATTGTCCAAAAATTCAGATTAGCAAGATTACCAAAACGGTATTGAATTTCTTCCCAAGTCTGGGGTACAGCATTGGCAGTTTTGAGAGTCAGTATACCTTTAAAGCTTTCTATTAAGACTCCTTGATTTTCTGATTTTGTCACAATGACATCACGAATTTGACGGCGCAAGTTCGGTAAATACATGAATGTTGTCAGAGTCATCAACAGAGAAAATGCTATAGATAAGAAAAATAACTTTGAACTGTAAACATACATAAATCCCAAGGAAACGAAGGCAACAAAAAGTTGACTTGGAAGATGAAGAATCACTTGGGAAGCTAACTGATTAATTTCTTCAATATCTCTAAGCCTGCTGACAATTTCGCCACTGCGACGTGTTTCATAATAAGTTAGGGGAAGGCGTAAAATTTGTCTGCCAAAATCTAGAATAAGTCCTAATTCAAAACGTTGGGCAAATTGGGCAATTAAGTTAGTCTGTACTAGCTTTAAGGTACTACTAAAGATATTTATAATTGCAGCACTAAGCGCTACGCTCATCAAAAGATGCGTATCATTCTGAATTAATACGTCATCAGTCAAGATTTGAATGAGAAAAGGATTTGCAAGAGCAAGAAGCCCCATCACTAAGTTAATGACAATTGCCTCAGTCAAAATACTGCGATATGGCAAAATCCGTGTTAATAATCTTTTGAAGCCATCAATCTTATCTGACTCTTGCTGATAAAAACGGATTTCATCTGGTATGAGTAACAGCATGATGCGATTTGCCCAAGCTGTTGTTAATTCATCATAACTAATGTAGCGAATCCCCACACCTGGGTCAGCAATAATATATTTTTTTTTCTTTTGCCCGTATAAAACAACCCAGTGATCTCCTTTCCAGTGAATGATAGCAGGTAGAGGAACGTCACTGAGTCTATCAATTAGTTGAGGAGCTGCTCTGACTTGTCGGGCATTAAAACCAAGGCTTTCTGCGCCACGTCTTAAACCAACAAGTGTCGTGCCTAGTTGTCCGGTACCGACAACTTCCCGAATTCGACTCATTGCAAAGGTGCGCCCGTAATATTTGGCAATTGTGGCAATGCAAGCAGCGCCACAATCTTCTTCACCATATTGCAAGACTATTTGGTATCTCATTTAGCAATCGCGGTCAGTCAAGGCATAGTGTTTTATCTTGATTAGTATTCCCACTTTGAGCTTTTGTCGCTCGATACAGCCCGGAATTCAATCAAAATTTATTATGCCTGACCCCACCGTAAATGAGGCATCTTCAAGCCTTTGGCTATCTGCCTATCTGCCTACTACACCTTGAGCACTTGAAGCAACCCTGCCACGGGTGACGGTAGTACCACCAACTATACTCGAACCCTGAACATCGGTTAAATCCTCAGCGAGTTCGAGTTCTTGCTCCTGAGTCGCTAGAATATTTAGCCACTTGTTTTTTTGCTTGCATAGCTCTTCCTGGCTGTGCTGCTTGTGTTTCATAGGGAACATATTTTTGTCCTTGTATGAGGATAAATAAAATGCCAAAAAAACACGAAGTTACAAGTATGAGAGCTTCATTCATAGAATGAGACACACTTACTTATTTTCTCGCGTGCGTAAATTCTAATTTATAGATATCGGGTTTAACAAGCTCCAGAAAACCACTTAATCAAAAGTTTAATTTAGAACACGGTTTTAAGAAAAATCTACTAAAATAGCAGAGCTAAATTCTTCCTATAACTAACTCTTAATGCTTGATGCAGATTCACCTTCAAAAACCAAGAACCAAGGGGTGCCGAATCCAGACTTTCTCCACTCTGCCACGCCAGAAGAATTTTTGCCTCCCATTAGCAACTGGTGCTCTATTGGTGGCATTGTTCTCCTGGCTATCTTTGGTGTTACGCTGACACTTGCCAATCTCATAAAATTTAATGTTACGATTAAAACTCCGGCTGTGGTTCGTCCTAATGGGGAATTGCGTTTGGTACAAGCCGCCACGGAAGGCACGATTAAAAGTATTGCAGTACAGGCGAATCAAGTTATCAAAAAAGGTGATGTCATTGCCACAATGAATGATGACCGTTTGCAAACTAAAAAAAACCAACTGCTAACCAATATTGAAGAAGCTACACTGCAACTGACTCAACTGAATGCTCAAATTAAAGCATTAGATGGGCAGATAGGAGCAGAAGGCAAACGTACCAACCGCGCTATTGCCATAACTCAAGCCGAGCTAGAGCGCAGCCAACAGGATGTCCAACAAAAGAAAGCGATCGCATCCGCT
It encodes the following:
- a CDS encoding peptidase domain-containing ABC transporter, whose protein sequence is MRYQIVLQYGEEDCGAACIATIAKYYGRTFAMSRIREVVGTGQLGTTLVGLRRGAESLGFNARQVRAAPQLIDRLSDVPLPAIIHWKGDHWVVLYGQKKKKYIIADPGVGIRYISYDELTTAWANRIMLLLIPDEIRFYQQESDKIDGFKRLLTRILPYRSILTEAIVINLVMGLLALANPFLIQILTDDVLIQNDTHLLMSVALSAAIINIFSSTLKLVQTNLIAQFAQRFELGLILDFGRQILRLPLTYYETRRSGEIVSRLRDIEEINQLASQVILHLPSQLFVAFVSLGFMYVYSSKLFFLSIAFSLLMTLTTFMYLPNLRRQIRDVIVTKSENQGVLIESFKGILTLKTANAVPQTWEEIQYRFGNLANLNFWTIKIAITNNIFSNLVSGIGSIAILWVGSNLAIAQELSIGQLLAFNTMSINVTILINTLIDIIEEFTRVQTAAQRIIEVIDTTPEDRNEQHKPWANIPSDAEIICTKINFHHIGRVELLEKFSLTIPGGKITALIGRSGCGKSTLAKLIAGLYPLQAGNICYGIYNQKDLSLECRRQQVILVPQETHFWSRSILDNFRLSYPNASFEQIVTACQIAGADEFIKELPDNYQTILGEFGVNLSGGQKQRLAIARTLVANPSILILDESTSALDPVLEAEVLDKILYNRQGKTTILISHRPKVIGRADFIVFLEKGQVKIQGSPEEFHSQPGEHLKFLTP